In Phycisphaerae bacterium RAS2, the DNA window CTCGTCGCCCTCGGCGTTTTTCGCGGCGGCCTTCACCGCCTCGATGCTGCGAAGCAGCGCCACGCCGCCGCCGGGGACGACGCCCTCTTCAACGGCTGCCCGCGTCGCATGGAACGCGTCATCCACCAGGTCCTTGCGCTCCTTGACTTCGATCTCGGTCGCGCCGCCGACGCGGATGACGGCCACGCCGCCGGTCAACTTCGCCAGGCGCTCCTGGAGCTTCTCCTTGTCGTAGTCGCTGGTGGTCTTTTCGATCTGGGCGCGAATCTGATCGGCCCGCGCGGTGATGTCGCTCTTCTTGCCGGCGCCCTCGATGATCGTCGTGTTGTCCTTGGCGATGACGACCTTCTTGGCGCGGCCCAGTTGGGTCGTGTCGATGCTCTCGAGCTTCAGGCCGCGGTCCTCGCTGATGAACTCGCCGCCGGTGACGACCGCGAGATCGCCGAGCATCGCCTTGCGGCGATCGCCAAAGCCCGGGGCCTTCACCGCGCAGATCTTGAGGATGCCGCGCAGGCGGTTGACGACCAGCGTCGCCAGGGCTTCGCCCTCGACGTCTTCGGCGATGATGAGAAGCGGCTTGCCGCCGGTGAGAATCTTCTCCAGCAGCGGCACGAAATCGCGCAGCGAGCTGATCTTCTTCTCGTAAATGAGAATGTACGGGTCCTCCAGCACGCACTCCATGTCAGCCGCGTTGGTGATGAAGTACGGTGAAATGTAGCCCTTGTCGAACTGCATGCCCTCGACGACGTTCTTCTCCGTCTCGAAGCTCTTGCCCTCTTCGATGGTGATGACGCCCTCGGGGCCGACTTCCTCCATCGCCTCGGCCAGCAGCTTGCCGATGCGCTCATCGCCGTTGGCCGACACGGTGCCGACCTTCGCGATGTCTTCGGAGCCTTTCACCTTCACCGACAGCTTGCGAATCTGCTCGACCGCGGCGGTCACCGCGCGATCCATGCCGCGCTTGAGCAGCAGCGGGTTCGCGCCGGCCGTCACGTTGCGCAGGCCTTCCTTGAAAATGGCCTCGGCCAGCACCACGGCGGTCGTCGTGCCGTCGCCGGCGACGTCGCCCGTCTTGCTGGCGACTTCGTTCACCATTTTCGCGCCCATGTTCTCGAACGGCTCGGGCAGTTCAATCTCCTTCGAGACCGTCACGCCGTCCTTCGTCACGCGCGGCGCGCCCCAGCTCTTCTGGAGCAGCACGTTGCGGCCGGTCGGACCGAGCGTCACCTTCACGGTTGACGCCAATTTCGTCAGGCCCTCGCGAACAGCCTCGGCGGCCCGCGCACTGAACATCATCTGCTTCGCTGCCATGTATCGTTCCTCTCGCATCGCGCCGCGTGGCGCCAAGGATCATTCAATTTCGACATTCACTCGACGCCGAAGGATTGCAATCCGTCGGCGTCAGGCGCTTGCGCGTGTTTCGGCGCGGCAAACGCCTCGTCCGATTACTTCTCTAGAATCGCCAGCACGTCGCTCTCGCGAATGACGGTGTACTTCCTGCCGCTCACGGTTACTTCCGTGCCGGAGTACTTACCGTAGTACACGTCGTCGCCGACGCGGACCGACAACGGACCGCGGTTTCCGCTGTCCAGCAGCTTGCCCGGACCGACCGCCAGCACCTTGCCGCGCGTCGGCTTTTCCTTGGCGTTGTCGGGCAGAACGATGCCGCCTGCCGTGCGCTCCTCGGCCTCATGTTGTTCAACCACGATGCGATCATCCAACGGCTTGATGTTGATGCGTCCCATGTCTGTCACTCCTAAGAGGTTGTTCGTTCGTCAGGCGCTTGGCGCCGGTTCGTTCCTGTTTGATTGCGTCGTCGGGTTCGATCGCTTGCGCGATCGGCTCTTTGGTTCGGCGTGCGGATTACATCATCCCGCCCATGCCACCCATTCCACCCATTCCCATTCCGCCCATGCCACCCATCTCGTCGTCGTCGTGGCCATGGCCGGCGTGGCCGTCGCCGCCGTCGGCCTTGGGCTTCTCGGTGATGCAGCAGTCGGTTGAGAGCAGGATGCGTGCGACGCTCGATGCATTTTGCAGGGCGGCGCGGACGACCTTGGTCGGGTCGATGACGCCGTCCTTCACGAGATCGGTGTATTCGTCGGTGAGGGCGTTGTAGCCGAAGGCGCCGCTCTTCTGCTCGACGCGATGCACGACCACGCCCGGTTCGACGCCAGCGTTCTGCGCGATCGCCATAATCGGCGCGAGCAGCGCCCGGCGAATGACTTCCACGCCGACCGCCTCACCGTCGCTCTTCGTGCGAACACCGTCCAGCGCCGAGCGCGCCCGCAGCAGGGCCACGCCGCCGCCGGGGACGATGCCCTCTTCAATGGCAGCGCGAGTCGCGTGCAACGCGTCCTCGTAGCGAGCCTTCTTCTCCTTCAACTCGGCCTCGGTGGCCGCGCCGACCATGATCTGCGCCACGCCGCCAGACAGCTTGGCCAGGCGTTCCTGGAGCTTCTCGCGGTCGTAGTCGCTCGTGGTGTTCTCGATTTCCTTGCGGATCATCTCGATCCGGCCCTGGATCGCCTTGCTCTGGCCCGCGCCCTCGACCACCGTCGTGTTGTCGGCATCGACGTGAATCTTCTTCGCCTGGCCCAGGTCGGTGATGGCCACGTTGTCCAGTTCGATGCCGAGGTCCTTGAAGATCGGCTTCGCGCCGGTCAGCACGGCGATGTCTTCCAGCATGGCCTTGCGGCGGTCGCCGTAGCCCGGCGCCTTCACGGCGCAAATTGACAGGATGCTGCGCAGCTTGTTCACCACCAGCGTCGCCAGCGCCTCGCCCTCGACGTCTTCGGCGATGATCAGCAGCGGGCGCTTGGTCTTCGCCACTTTCTCCAGCAGCGGGACGAGCTTGGTGATGTTGCTGATTTTCTCCTCATAGACGAGCACGAACGCCTTGTCGAGTTCGCACTCCATGTTGTCTGCATTGGTGACGAAGTGCGGCGAGAGGTAGCCGCGGTCGAACTGCATGCCCTCGACCACTTCGATCGTCGTCTCGGCGCTCTTGCCCTCTTCGATCGTGATGACGCCGTCCTTGCCGACCTGCTTGAAACAGTCGGCCAGCTTCTCGCCGACTTCGCGGTCATTGTTCGCCGAGATGCTCGCCACGCGGACGATGTCTTCCACGTTGCGATCGTCGGCCTTGACCGGGCGCGACAGCTTCTTCAACTCCTCCGTGACGGCCGCGACGGCCTTGTCGATGCCGCGGCAGATGGCCATCGGATCGGTCCCGGCGGCGACGTTCTTGAGGCCCTCGCGGAAGATCGCTTCGGCGAGAACGGTGGCCGTGGTCGTGCCGTCTCCGGCGGAGTCGGAGGTCTTGCTCGACGCTTCTTTCACGAGCTGCGCGCCGAGATTTTCGTACTTGTCGGAGAGTTCGATTTCCTCGGCGACGCTGACGCCGTCCTTCGTGACGGTCGGCGAGCCCCAGCCCTTGTCGAGGATCGCAGTGCGACCGCGGGGGCCGAGGGTGGCCTTGACGGCCGAGGCGAGTTTTTCAACGCCGGTCAACAATGCCGCGCGGGCATCTTCGTGAAATGAAAGCTGCTTGGCGCCCATCTGTGCAGGTCTCCTTTTGGACGTAGCCGAATGCGTGTGATCGGGTGGCGTATGCCTGTGATTTGTTTGCGGGAGGGGCGTCCGCCGCCCCGGTTCAGACCGTCTCCTCGTTCATGCGTCGAGCATCATGAGCAAGCCATGTGCCGAGGTGGGGCAGCCAATGCCTTGTTAGCGTAAGTGGCTGTTAGTGCTTGTTTTACCGCCAAACCAGGGCAATGTCGTCTGCCGGAGAATCAAGGAGAGAGTCTGCCACAAAGGCAGCCGCCGACGGGTAGACTGCCGAACTGTCACGAAGCCTCCAATGAGGTTTGGGGCCGGGGGAGCAGGCTCGCAAGGGTCAATGCGGAGTAAACTGGCCCGGGAATTCACACGACCGGAGCCGTCCATGAGCGAACATGTTCAGTCCATTCTCCGCCAGTATGACCCGACCGCGCCGCTGGAGAAGGCGTGGACCATTCCCGCGCCGTGGTACACCGACCCGGCGGTAGCGGCGCTCGAGCAGCAGGCGGTGTTCGGGGCGGGTTGGCAGTACGTCGCGCCGTTGGATCGGCTCGAAGCGCCGGGTTCGTTCGCGACGGCGGTTGTCGCCGGGGAGCCGATCGTGGTCGTGCGCGGTCGGGATGGCACGCTGCGGGCGTTTTTCAACGTGTGTCGTCATCATGCGGCGGCCGTGGCGACGGAGGAGTGCGGGTCGTGCTCGGTGCTGCGCTGCCCGTATCACGGGTGGACGTATGATCTCGACGGGCGTCTGAAAGGCGCGCCGGAGTTCGAGGGGGTGGAGGGCTTTGACCGCGACGCGTCGGGGCTGATGCCCGTGGCCGTGGAGACGTGGGAGCGGTTTGTGTTTGTGCGGCTCTCGGACAAAGGCATGTCGCTGAAGGAGCATCTCGGTGACATGGCGGCGGGGGTGGCGAAGCTGGATTTGGCGCGGTTGAAATTCTTCGAGCGGCGGCGGTGGACCCTCAACTGCAATTGGAAGGTGTACGTCGATAACTACCTCGACGGCGGGTATCACGTCCCGCACTTGCACAAGAGTCTAAGCACCGTGCTGGAATACAGCGATTACCAGATCGAAAACGGCGCGCGATTCTGCCTGCAACACAGCCCGCTCAAGAGCGGCAAGGACGCCGAGACGGCCGCCGTGCGCAAGGGCGATCGGGCGTATTATTACTGGCTGCATCCGAACTTCATGCTGAACTGGTATGAGGGGGTGATGGATGTGAATCTCGTGCTGCCGCTGGGGCCGGACCGGTGCGAGGTGATCTTTGATTTCTTCTTCGACGACGTAGGCGAGTCTGCGGCGGCGCGGAATCGCGCGAGCCTGGCCGTCGGTGAACGTGTGCAGCAGGAGGATATCGACATTTGCGAGGCGGTGCAGCGCGGGCTGCACAGCCGGGCGTACGTGGCGGGGCGGCTAAGCGTGCGGCGCGAGGCAGGCGAGTATTTGTTTCATCGGTTGCTGCATGCGGATTTGGCGGCGGGGACTTCGTCGCCTTCGCCTCGATTGTGATCGCTGAAGTGATTTCGCCCAGTTGGGGTGCGCGGGCGTTGCCAGGGGCGCGGCGAGCCTTAGCGCCGCTTACCTGATTCCATCAGCGCCTGTTCCAGAATTTCGGCCGCGACCTGCATCGGGCTGATCTTCCGCTCGCGATTGCTAAGCTTCTCGGCCAGATCGCCAAGCTTTCTTTTTGTTGATGCCGACATGGGAATCTTGCCGCGATGCTTCCAGCGGCGATCGGTCGGGCGGCCCGGCCGTTTGCCCCTGCCCGGCTTCAGCCGGTGCTTAAGCGAGCGAACGATGGAAGCCAGTCTGGCAGCGCCGAATGCACCGCCGCCCACCTCCGGCAATTCCGCGATGATCTCCGCGCCGAGCGATTCAGCAACTTTGTCGATTTTCCGGGCCATGATCGTCACCCTGCTTCCGCCAACTTACTCAACTGGAAACCGTATCTCAATGTAGTGCCGGTCAACGACGAATCCTACGGCTCCCTGATGAGTCGCACGGCCCATTCCCTCCAGGAAGTCCCGCAAGGCCGACGCCTGTCTCGTAATGGACGACATCGTGGTGTAACACTGAATCACCACCGGTTCGTCAAACAGCAATTTGCCGCCCTGGTCATCGTCTCGCCAGACGCCCTTGCCGCGCGGGAAGGCCGTCGCACCCCCAAAGAGCCGCCCGAGGGTTGCCAGTGCCTTCCGGACCCATTGATCCTGATCGACCGGCCGGCTTTTTCGGTCGTGGCTCGGAATGAACAAGACCAGCAGCGTCGATGCGGTCTTGGAGGCATGCAGGGCATGCCCGATGGATTTATCTTTCATTCACTGAATCCAGTATAGTACTTTTTGCCCAAAAAGTCAAAGAAGGGTTCGTGGCCTGCCCGTTCCTAATCTAGCCCTTAGATATTGAACGCATACAACAGCGCCGTCACAGCCACGTCGGCGGTGATGAGCGCGACGATGCATTTGACGACCGTGTTGGTGGTCGCGCGGCCCACGCCTTCGGCGCCGCCGGTGACGTTGAGGCCCTCGTAGCAGGCGATGATGGCGATGAGCAGGCCGAAGATGGGGCCTTTGCCCAGGCCGCTAAGAAAATCCTTTACGGTGACGGCAGCCTGCGTGGCGGAGAGGTAGCGATCGGGCGTGATATTCAAGACACCTGTCGCGGTGATGAATCCACCGAGCACGCCGACGACATCGGCGATGACGATCAGCATGGTGAGCATGATGACCGTGGCGAGAAAGCGCGGCATGACGAGGAATCGCACGGGGTTCAGGGCGATGGCGCGAAGGGCTTTGATTTCCTCGCCCTCGACCATCGTGCCCAGCTCGGCGGCGATGCTGGCGCCGGCGAAGCCCGAGAGCACAATGCCCGACAGCAGCGGCCCCAGCTCGCGGAACATGGCGATGACGACAATGTCGGCGATGCGTTCGATCTGGCCGTAGTTGCGCAGCGTCGGGGCCATTTGCAGGCTCAAGATGATGCCGATGAAGGTCTGCACGAGGGCGATGATGGGGATGCTGCGGATGCCGACGCGAACCATTTGCGACAGCAGGTTTTCGTAGCCGATGGGGGCCTCGCGGCGAATGGCGGTGCGGTGGAGCCAGGAGAAGGTGTCGGCGACGAGGTAGATCATGCCGCCGAGCATGGCAACGACGCGACGGCCGTTCTCCGCACCGGAGAGGACGCCCTCGCCGAGCGCGGTGACGCCGCGCTGCCAGGCGGAGGGGAGCGGGTCGGATTGGGCGGGGGTGTCGCTCATGAGTCACACACAAAGTGAGCCGCGGGTTTCAACCCGCGCGGCGCTGAATGCGCGATCGACCGTTCACACTTGTTCATAAGGCCGCGCGAGCTGAAGCTCGCGGCTCGTTAAATTTCGCTCGCGGCTCGGAAGAACTCGATCGCTTGCGCGATATCGGCTCATTTGCATCGTTATGCCGTCAGGGCGGTGGCCTGATCGTCACAAATCGTGAAGAACTTATCCAGCTTGGTGATCTCAAACACGCTGCGCACGCGCGGGTTCATTCCGAAGAGTACCATCTTGCCCTTGTAGTCGCGCACGCGGCGGAACACCTCGACCAGCGTGCCGACGCCCGACGAATCCATGTACGGCACTTCGCGCAGGTCCAGTACCAACCGCTTGGGCCGCTCACCGGCCACGTCGGCCAGCGCCGCATGCAGGGCCGGCGAATGGTGCAGGTCGATGTCGCCGCCGAGGACGACGACCGTCCCGTCGGTGTGCTTGTCGATGCTCTTCACAAGGCCCGAGTTTTCCGCCATGACTGACTTCTCTTTCCCGACGGCGCCGCCACCATCCATCCGACGCCGCTGTCTATCGAAAAAAGCCGGCTCATCCCTGTCTTGCCGGCCGACTTATTGCCGCATCCGCCGCGCCGCCCTGATTGCATCAGGCCGAAGCACCGCCCGCCGGTTGCGGCGACACGTACTTTACCATGTCGAGCTGCATTCCGCCGTCGGGCGGGCAACTGTATTCAAACGAGTCCATCACGGTCTGGATGATGTGCACACCCAGTCCGCCGGGCCGCACGTCCTCCAGATTGCGACTGCGAATCGTCGCCGGATCGACCTGTCGCCCCTGATCGCGCACGGTCACGGCGATGCCCGGTCGGCCGTCGTTCGACTTCACGGGGGCGAGCGTGATCTGAATCGGCTGGTCGGGCTTGCCCTCGTAGCCGTGCTTGATGACGTTGGAAAGCGCTTCGTCGATGGCCCAGGTGAGCGCGTGGGCGTCGGTCTCGCCGAAGCCTTCGAGGCCCGCCATGCGTTCGACGGCCCCGCGCACGATCGGCAGGCTCTTGGTGCTGCTGTTGATCGACAGTTCCACGCGATTGGAATCTGACATCAGTCTCTGACCTCTTCGGGGGCGACGCTTCCCGATCCAAAACGCTCGACGGCCGGCGTTGTTTCCTGCCGGGGATTGCCCTGGTTCATCGACACCTTGTGCGCGCCCTGGTCAATGTAGGCGCGCCAGCGCTGAATGGCGGCGAGGCGTTCGGCGCTGCTCTGGCCCGACTCCAGCCCGAATCGCTCGCCCGTAAGTCGCTCCAGCGCCAGCATGGCGAAGAACTGCACGCCGTTGTCTTCGTCTTCGAGGCGGTCCACGATGAGCGGGACGGCTGACCGGTCACCGGCCTTGGCAGCAGCCTGGACGGCCATGATGCGCTCGGTGGGGTCGTCGGAATTGAAATTGGCGCGATACGGCGGGATGTTGCAGCCGACCAGGGCGAGGCAGAGCATGGCCCAGCCATGGGAGAGGGATCGTCGGGATGGGCGGCGCTGAACGGTCAAGTGGCGGCTCCTGCAAGGGTTAGTCTACGAGGATACGGGCGGGGGTACAAATTTCGGGTGCGGCAGGGGGCTGTGAGTTGCCGGAATGTGAATCAAGGTAGGACGCGACGGCGCGTGAGATGGGTGCGGTGAGATCGTTTCAATGATCGTTGAAATATCGATGCGGCGTGGTATGTGCGGTTGGGAAGCGCGGTTGGAAGCGCCAAGCGAAAGGACATGCGTCATGGATCGGAAGAAACACGTGATTGGGTTGGCGCTGGGACTGGTGCTGGGTGTGGGCAGCGTGAGCGAAGCAGGCGGCGTGGACGCGAAGAACATCACGATTGCTCGGGAGGCGGCGCGGGCGATCTTCGATGGGCAATACGACGAGGCGGTGAAGCACTTTGATAAGACGATGGCGTCGGCGCTGGGGCCGGACAAGCTGCGCGAAACGATGGAGGGCCTGGTCGCGCAGGCGGGGAAGATGGTGTCGCTGGGCGAGCCGACGGGGGAGCGGTCCGGCGCGCACGACGTGGTGCTGATTCCCGCACGGTTTGAGAAGGGGGCGATGCGGTTTCGGATCGTGCTGACGGCGAAGCACCAGATCACGGGATTGTTCATTCAACCCGATGTGCAAGCGGTGGCGTATGAAAAGGCGCCGTACGACGAGCCGAGCTCCTATCAGGAGACGGATGTCGAGTTCGGGCTGCCGGGCTGGCGATTGAAGGGCAGGCTGACGGTTCCCATCTCGCGCTCGCTGCATCCGGTGGTGATCCTCGTGCACGGGTCGGGCCCGCATGACGCGGACGAGACGATCGGGCCGAACAAACCGCTACGCGACCTGGCGGGAGGCCTCGCGTCGCGCGGGGTGGCGGTGCTGCGGTATGAGAAGCGGACGTTCGCGCACGGAGCGAAGATCAAGTCGCTCGAGAACTTCGGGATCAAGGAAGAAGTGATTGAAGACGCGGTGGAGGCGGCGCGGTTTGTGCGCAAGCAGGGCGGCAACATCGACCCGAACCGCGTCTTCGTGCTAGGGCACAGTCTGGGCGCGAGCGTGGCGCCGCTCATCGCGGAAGCGGACAGGAAGTTGAGCGGAATCATCATGGCGGCCGGCACGGGGCGCGATATGTACGATGTCGTTCTGGAGCAATTGGACTACATCGCGTCGCTGAAGGGCGCGCAAAAGGAGGCCCATCGCAAGGTGGCGCGCGAGACGCGAGCGGCCGTTCAGCGGATTCGCGGCGGCAAGGCGAAAAAGGGCGAGGCTGTGCTGGGCGTGCCGGCGGCGTATTGGAACGACGTGAACGAGGCGATCGCCCGATCGGTGAAGCTATTGTCGACGATGACGCCGCGGGTGCTGGTGATCGGCGGCGGTCGGGATTACCAGGTGACGAAGGCGGATTTCGAGATTTATTCGGCGGCGCTGAAGGGTCGGCCGAATGCGACGTTGAAGTGGTATGAGAATCTCAATCACCTGTTCATGGCGGGCAAGAAGAAGGCGACGCCGGCGGAGTACGAAAAGGCCGGGCATGTGGACAAGCGCGTGGTCGAGTTGATCGCGGAGTGGGTGCAGTCGCCGGGCGGGGGGTGAAACGCTTTCAATTTGGGCCGCATGCAAGGCCGTCTTCGACTGACATTTTGCCGGTCATGCCGCGATGTGTGTTTCTTGCCGTCGCTAATGCCCCAAGATCAATTTGGCGGGCTTGTGTTGAAGAGTCGTGCACAAGGGGCAGCGCACCATTTGATTTATGTCCAGTTCACAGTCCCAAGTCTTGCCGCAGGACGCACAAGTTACTCTATTATCATTAACCCATGCAGCAACATGCTCGACGTGCGCAAGCCTAAACTCCAGGGTGCAGAGATCACAATACTTCTTGAAGACGGCTTCGGCGCCCGGGTCACCATCAAACAAAGCTGCGCGATGGTCATTATCATTGACAAAGTCCGAATACCCCCAGAAAGACACAGATTCGGCTCGCCTCATTTTGTATTTAACGTCACATCCAAATCGCCAATGACGAGAAATCTGTCCGTCTATCACCGAGAACAACTCAACGGGCACATGCAACAGTCGAGTTGAATCGAGCACGTAGGTTGGGCTTTGAGGCGGATAGCAAAACATCGCGCAAACGACGTGAAATTCTCCCGCGAGCATTCCGTAGTCACGAAGAGCCCTTGCAGAGTGGTTTTGAATTGTCTGCACCAGCATTGTCGTTCGCTCCGTCCGGTCGATTACAGCTAACAATAGAAAGAAGTCGCGAAACCATCGAAATGGCTTGCGATGCAGAGGATTCTCCCCGATTCTGCTGACGGAGTAAACTGTCGTGTTTGGGCATCGCCACGGGTATGTGAATTGAGCGGGCCTGAAGCAGTTCAAGCATGGCAGAACAGTCCAAACCAATTCCTTGGGTGCGCAGCCCAAAGTAACAATCAAGAATGCGGCTCCAGTCGCGTAGCGAAGGATGAAGGGCAACTTCTTAGTTCGCTTCATAACAGCCTTCTGTAGCGGACTCATTCTGACTCCGGTGCAACACTGTGCAGGCCAATGACTCGGAGCGACTCTGGCGGCATATCAAAAAGTTCAGCGTCAAACTTCATGAGCGTTGCAGCACAATTGAGGCAGTAGTCAGCCGTTTCCTTATCCGGCAGGAGAACATGCTCATTCAGGCGGTTTGAGAAATACTCTTTAAACAATCGAACCAGCGGTGCGATTGAGCGAAACGCATCGCTTGCTTCCATTGCCCTCTGATGCCTTTCCAAATTGAATTGCAGGCCGGCCTCCAATATTGAGTGACAATACAACTCCGTCACATCGAAGCCCAGAAACTCACCTGCCAATTCGGGCTTGTGATCGTCATAGATCATCTCGACTAGCTCGAATTTCTGAGGCGGCGTCAGCCTTCCATATTCTCTTATCAGCGCGCGGGCTTGGCCGAGGTCTTGCACGATTCCTCCACCGTCATTGGCGGGATTATTTACATACCAGAGGAATGCCTGATTAACAGGATGAACTTCAGGAAGTGCCTCCTGATATTGCGGCGTACCTCTGTCGGTGCCTCTGTAACAAGAATGGCCGAAACTCTCACCCAGTATTAGGAGGTCCATACTAATCATCCAAGCAGGACAAATCTCTCTTTTTATCACGGGTTTGATACATCAGTCGGAAGTCCTTTATCTCTGCGGGCCATGGCTCCTCATACGAATAACCTTCCAGAAAGTCTATCGTGCCGTTCTTCACATGGAGCACAAATCCTGCTCCATGCCTAAGGCCTTTCAGCTCGGCGATCACATCGCCAATATGCAGATGTCCGCCGTGATCCAGTCGCGGTGCGGTTGGAGGTACATTGTATGTCGCAAAAAAACCCGCACCTGTCAGCTCAAAGTTTTCCAGCGTCGCAAGCGCAAATTGTTGCGCCAGGATTTGTAACTTGAGGTGTTCCCCTTGGAGCAACAACTTCATTACATCGCGTTCCAGCTTCCGATTGTGGTCCATGGCCAAAGCGTCCAAATGTCGAACAGGCGAAGCCGTCTAGCCTGCGGTGAAGAAGTTGTAACGGCACATAGGATTCTCCCCCACGCGATTGACGGAGTAAACTGTCGGGTTTGGACAGCAGCAAGGGCAATGAAATAGACCGGGTTTGAAGTAAGTCAATTGAGGCTATAGCGTTGTGTCGGCGCGGCATTTCTTGGTTCGCATGACCGCCAATGGCCGCGGCCATGCCACCCGAGGGGATGATTCCTAAGTATTCACTTCGTTGTGCGGTCGGCGGCTCATTGCGCGCTTAGCGGCGGTTCAGATCATCGTCGCTGCCGGGGCGGGTCAGCAGGTACTGGTGCTTGAATTGCTCGCTGGTATGGGAGCGCTTGGCGCGGATGGCGGCATCGCGCCGGGCGATGGTCCCCGTGGGCAGCATGACCACCTGCACGGGCCCCAATCGCAAGCTGGCGCGTTTTGATTCGTACTCGATGTTCAGTTT includes these proteins:
- a CDS encoding Alpha/beta hydrolase family protein, with amino-acid sequence MDRKKHVIGLALGLVLGVGSVSEAGGVDAKNITIAREAARAIFDGQYDEAVKHFDKTMASALGPDKLRETMEGLVAQAGKMVSLGEPTGERSGAHDVVLIPARFEKGAMRFRIVLTAKHQITGLFIQPDVQAVAYEKAPYDEPSSYQETDVEFGLPGWRLKGRLTVPISRSLHPVVILVHGSGPHDADETIGPNKPLRDLAGGLASRGVAVLRYEKRTFAHGAKIKSLENFGIKEEVIEDAVEAARFVRKQGGNIDPNRVFVLGHSLGASVAPLIAEADRKLSGIIMAAGTGRDMYDVVLEQLDYIASLKGAQKEAHRKVARETRAAVQRIRGGKAKKGEAVLGVPAAYWNDVNEAIARSVKLLSTMTPRVLVIGGGRDYQVTKADFEIYSAALKGRPNATLKWYENLNHLFMAGKKKATPAEYEKAGHVDKRVVELIAEWVQSPGGG
- the groS_1 gene encoding 10 kDa chaperonin, giving the protein MGRINIKPLDDRIVVEQHEAEERTAGGIVLPDNAKEKPTRGKVLAVGPGKLLDSGNRGPLSVRVGDDVYYGKYSGTEVTVSGRKYTVIRESDVLAILEK
- the rsbV_3 gene encoding Anti-sigma-B factor antagonist — encoded protein: MAENSGLVKSIDKHTDGTVVVLGGDIDLHHSPALHAALADVAGERPKRLVLDLREVPYMDSSGVGTLVEVFRRVRDYKGKMVLFGMNPRVRSVFEITKLDKFFTICDDQATALTA
- the btrW gene encoding Serine/threonine-protein kinase BtrW, whose translation is MSDSNRVELSINSSTKSLPIVRGAVERMAGLEGFGETDAHALTWAIDEALSNVIKHGYEGKPDQPIQITLAPVKSNDGRPGIAVTVRDQGRQVDPATIRSRNLEDVRPGGLGVHIIQTVMDSFEYSCPPDGGMQLDMVKYVSPQPAGGASA
- the andAc gene encoding Anthranilate 1,2-dioxygenase large subunit encodes the protein MSEHVQSILRQYDPTAPLEKAWTIPAPWYTDPAVAALEQQAVFGAGWQYVAPLDRLEAPGSFATAVVAGEPIVVVRGRDGTLRAFFNVCRHHAAAVATEECGSCSVLRCPYHGWTYDLDGRLKGAPEFEGVEGFDRDASGLMPVAVETWERFVFVRLSDKGMSLKEHLGDMAAGVAKLDLARLKFFERRRWTLNCNWKVYVDNYLDGGYHVPHLHKSLSTVLEYSDYQIENGARFCLQHSPLKSGKDAETAAVRKGDRAYYYWLHPNFMLNWYEGVMDVNLVLPLGPDRCEVIFDFFFDDVGESAAARNRASLAVGERVQQEDIDICEAVQRGLHSRAYVAGRLSVRREAGEYLFHRLLHADLAAGTSSPSPRL
- the groL_1 gene encoding 60 kDa chaperonin, encoding MAAKQMMFSARAAEAVREGLTKLASTVKVTLGPTGRNVLLQKSWGAPRVTKDGVTVSKEIELPEPFENMGAKMVNEVASKTGDVAGDGTTTAVVLAEAIFKEGLRNVTAGANPLLLKRGMDRAVTAAVEQIRKLSVKVKGSEDIAKVGTVSANGDERIGKLLAEAMEEVGPEGVITIEEGKSFETEKNVVEGMQFDKGYISPYFITNAADMECVLEDPYILIYEKKISSLRDFVPLLEKILTGGKPLLIIAEDVEGEALATLVVNRLRGILKICAVKAPGFGDRRKAMLGDLAVVTGGEFISEDRGLKLESIDTTQLGRAKKVVIAKDNTTIIEGAGKKSDITARADQIRAQIEKTTSDYDKEKLQERLAKLTGGVAVIRVGGATEIEVKERKDLVDDAFHATRAAVEEGVVPGGGVALLRSIEAVKAAAKNAEGDEKTGMMIIASALSAPAKQIAENSGKDGAVVVEQILEGKGSFGYDARRDEFGDLIKAGIIDPAKVVRSALENAASVVGVLLMSNVMITELKDKDKEQPIPGSVR
- the mlaE_1 gene encoding putative phospholipid ABC transporter permease protein MlaE; its protein translation is MSDTPAQSDPLPSAWQRGVTALGEGVLSGAENGRRVVAMLGGMIYLVADTFSWLHRTAIRREAPIGYENLLSQMVRVGIRSIPIIALVQTFIGIILSLQMAPTLRNYGQIERIADIVVIAMFRELGPLLSGIVLSGFAGASIAAELGTMVEGEEIKALRAIALNPVRFLVMPRFLATVIMLTMLIVIADVVGVLGGFITATGVLNITPDRYLSATQAAVTVKDFLSGLGKGPIFGLLIAIIACYEGLNVTGGAEGVGRATTNTVVKCIVALITADVAVTALLYAFNI
- the groL_2 gene encoding 60 kDa chaperonin, with the protein product MGAKQLSFHEDARAALLTGVEKLASAVKATLGPRGRTAILDKGWGSPTVTKDGVSVAEEIELSDKYENLGAQLVKEASSKTSDSAGDGTTTATVLAEAIFREGLKNVAAGTDPMAICRGIDKAVAAVTEELKKLSRPVKADDRNVEDIVRVASISANNDREVGEKLADCFKQVGKDGVITIEEGKSAETTIEVVEGMQFDRGYLSPHFVTNADNMECELDKAFVLVYEEKISNITKLVPLLEKVAKTKRPLLIIAEDVEGEALATLVVNKLRSILSICAVKAPGYGDRRKAMLEDIAVLTGAKPIFKDLGIELDNVAITDLGQAKKIHVDADNTTVVEGAGQSKAIQGRIEMIRKEIENTTSDYDREKLQERLAKLSGGVAQIMVGAATEAELKEKKARYEDALHATRAAIEEGIVPGGGVALLRARSALDGVRTKSDGEAVGVEVIRRALLAPIMAIAQNAGVEPGVVVHRVEQKSGAFGYNALTDEYTDLVKDGVIDPTKVVRAALQNASSVARILLSTDCCITEKPKADGGDGHAGHGHDDDEMGGMGGMGMGGMGGMGGMM